In a genomic window of Pseudorasbora parva isolate DD20220531a chromosome 24, ASM2467924v1, whole genome shotgun sequence:
- the rps6ka3b gene encoding ribosomal protein S6 kinase alpha-3 isoform X6 produces MLKMFPLRIRQRNTREEVSVKEISITHHVKEGSEKADPQQFELRKVLGQGSFGKVFLVKKTTGPDAGQLYAMKVLKKATLKVRDRVRTKMERDILVEVNHPFIVKLHYAFQTEGKLYLILDFLRGGDLFTRLSKEVMFTEEDVKFYLAELALALDHLHGLGIIYRDLKPENILLDEDGHIKLTDFGLSKESIDHENKAYSFCGTVEYMAPEVVNRRGHTYSADWWSYGVLMFEMLTGTLPFQGKDRKETMTMILKAKLGMPQFLSSEAQSLLRSLFKRNPSNRLGAGADGVEEIKRHPFYVTIDWNKLFRREIHPPFKPATGRPDDTFYFDPEFTAKTPKDSPGVPPSANANQLFRGFSFVAISSEEESQPLQNSMTTIVQQLHRNVSQFNDAYEVKEDIGVGSYSICRRCIQKSTGMEYAVKIINKAKRDPTEEVEILLRYGQHPNIITLKDVYDDGRSVYLVTELLKGGELLDKILRQKFFSEREASAVLYTITKTAEYLHNQGVVHRDLKPSNILYVDESGNPESIRICDFGFAKQLRAENGLLMTPCYTANFVAPEVLKKQGYDAACDIWSLGVLLYTMLTGFTPFANGPEDTPEEILARIGSGKFSLTGGYWNSVSLEAKDLVSKMLHVDPHQRLTAAQVLRHPWIVHKDQLPKYQLNRHDAPHLVKGAMAATYSALNRNVPPVLEPVGCSILAQRRGVKKLTSTAL; encoded by the exons GAAGAAGTGTCTGTTAAAGAGATCAGCATCACGCATCATGTTAAAGAGGGCTCGGAGAAGGCCGACCCACAGCAGTTTGAGCTCCGTAAGGTGCTTGGACAGGGCTCTTTTGGAAAG GTGTTTTTGGTGAAGAAGACAACAGGCCCAGATGCGGGGCAGCTATACGCAATGAAAGTGCTGAAAAAAGCCACACTGAAAG TACGAGATCGGGTCAGGACTAAGATGGAGCGGGACATCCTGGTGGAGGTTAATCATCCCTTTATTGTTAAGCTACACTATG CATTCCagactgaaggaaagctgtatCTGATTCTGGACTTTTTAAGAGGAGGCGATCTCTTTACTCGACTGTCAAAAGAG GTGATGTTCACAGAGGAAGATGTGAAGTTTTATCTGGCTGAGCTGGCTTTGGCTCTGGATCATCTGCATGGACTAGGCATCATCTACAGAGATCTGAAACCAGAGAA CATTCTCCTGGATGAGGACGGCCACATAAAGCTGACAG ATTTTGGACTCAGTAAGGAGTCGATCGATCatgaaaataaagcatattcTTTCTGCGGGACGGTAGAGTATATGGCTCCCGAAGTGGTGAACCGAAGAGGACATACTTATAGCGCTGACTGGTGGTCTTACGGTGTACTCATG TTTGAAATGCTGACTGGAACGCTGCCTTTCCAAGGCAAGGACCGCAAGGAAACCATGACTATGATTTTAAA GGCGAAGCTGGGAATGCCTCAGTTTCTAAGTTCAGAAGCTCAGAGTCTCCTCAGGAGCCTTTTCAAACGAAACCCTTCCAATAGATTAG GTGCTGGTGCAGATGGAGTTGAAGAGATAAAGAGACACCCGTTTTATGTTACCATTGACTGGAAT AAACTATTTAGAAGAGAGATTCACCCGCCCTTCAAACCAGCCACTGGGAGACCAGATGACACGTTCTACTTTGACCCAGAATTTACTGCAAAAACTCCCAAAG aCTCACCAGGTGTACCCCCTAGTGCCAATGCCAATCAACTCTTCAGAGGTTTTAGTTTTGTGGCCATCAGCTCAGAAGAAGAGTCACAACCCCTGCAGAACAGTATGACCACTATAGTTCAG CAGCTCCACAGAAACGTGTCTCAGTTTAATGACGCATATGAGGTGAAGGAGGATATCGGAGTTGGCTCGTATTCCATCTGCAGACGCTGCATACAGAAAAGCACAGGCATGGAGTATGCAGTGAAG atAATCAATAAAGCTAAACGGGATCCAACAGAGGAGGTGGAAATTCTGTTACGCTATGGACAACATCCAAATATAATCACCTTGAAAGAC GTGTACGATGATGGCCGCTCGGTGTATCTGGTGACAGAACTGCTAAAGGGAGGGGAGTTGCTGGATAAGATCCTCAGACAGAAGTTCTTCTCAGAGCGGGAGGCGAGCGCCGTGCTGTACACCATCACAAAGACTGCAGAGTACCTGCACAATCAAGGG gtGGTTCACAGGGATCTAAAGCCCAGTAACATCCTTTATGTTGATGAATCTGGGAATCCCGAGTCCATCAGGATCTGCGACTTCGGGTTTGCCAAGCAGCTGAGAGCGGAGAATGGACTGCTGATGACGCCATGTTATACTGCCAACTTCGTGGCCCCAGAG GTGCTGAAGAAACAAGGTTATGATGCTGCCTGTGATATCTGGAGTTTAGGTGTCCTACTGTACACAATGTTAACTGG ATTTACTCCATTTGCTAATGGCCCCGAGGACACACCGGAGGAGATTCTGGCTCGAATCGGCAGTGGGAAGTTTTCTCTCACAGGCGGATACTGGAACTCCGTTTCACTCGAGGCAAAG GACTTGGTGTCTAAGATGTTGCATGTAGACCCCCATCAGAGACTAACAGCTGCACAGGTGTTGAGACATCCCTGGATCGTTCACAAAGACCAGCTCCCCAAATACCAGCTGAACAGACATGACGCCCCCCATCTGGTTAAG GGGGCGATGGCTGCTACATACTCTGCCTTGAACAGGAACGTTCCACCTGTGCTGGAGCCCGTGGGCTGTTCTATTCTTGCTCAGCGCAGAGGAGTGAAAAAACTTACCTCCACTGCTTTATGA
- the rps6ka3b gene encoding ribosomal protein S6 kinase alpha-3 isoform X4, producing MPLAQLVDPWRKMAIGSAASETEPLHVLEDSTGEDENLSCQEEVSVKEISITHHVKEGSEKADPQQFELRKVLGQGSFGKVFLVKKTTGPDAGQLYAMKVLKKATLKVRDRVRTKMERDILVEVNHPFIVKLHYAFQTEGKLYLILDFLRGGDLFTRLSKEVMFTEEDVKFYLAELALALDHLHGLGIIYRDLKPENILLDEDGHIKLTDFGLSKESIDHENKAYSFCGTVEYMAPEVVNRRGHTYSADWWSYGVLMFEMLTGTLPFQGKDRKETMTMILKAKLGMPQFLSSEAQSLLRSLFKRNPSNRLGAGADGVEEIKRHPFYVTIDWNKLFRREIHPPFKPATGRPDDTFYFDPEFTAKTPKDSPGVPPSANANQLFRGFSFVAISSEEESQPLQNSMTTIVQQLHRNVSQFNDAYEVKEDIGVGSYSICRRCIQKSTGMEYAVKIINKAKRDPTEEVEILLRYGQHPNIITLKDVYDDGRSVYLVTELLKGGELLDKILRQKFFSEREASAVLYTITKTAEYLHNQGVVHRDLKPSNILYVDESGNPESIRICDFGFAKQLRAENGLLMTPCYTANFVAPEVLKKQGYDAACDIWSLGVLLYTMLTGFTPFANGPEDTPEEILARIGSGKFSLTGGYWNSVSLEAKDLVSKMLHVDPHQRLTAAQVLRHPWIVHKDQLPKYQLNRHDAPHLVKGAMAATYSALNRNVPPVLEPVGCSILAQRRGVKKLTSTAL from the exons GAAGAAGTGTCTGTTAAAGAGATCAGCATCACGCATCATGTTAAAGAGGGCTCGGAGAAGGCCGACCCACAGCAGTTTGAGCTCCGTAAGGTGCTTGGACAGGGCTCTTTTGGAAAG GTGTTTTTGGTGAAGAAGACAACAGGCCCAGATGCGGGGCAGCTATACGCAATGAAAGTGCTGAAAAAAGCCACACTGAAAG TACGAGATCGGGTCAGGACTAAGATGGAGCGGGACATCCTGGTGGAGGTTAATCATCCCTTTATTGTTAAGCTACACTATG CATTCCagactgaaggaaagctgtatCTGATTCTGGACTTTTTAAGAGGAGGCGATCTCTTTACTCGACTGTCAAAAGAG GTGATGTTCACAGAGGAAGATGTGAAGTTTTATCTGGCTGAGCTGGCTTTGGCTCTGGATCATCTGCATGGACTAGGCATCATCTACAGAGATCTGAAACCAGAGAA CATTCTCCTGGATGAGGACGGCCACATAAAGCTGACAG ATTTTGGACTCAGTAAGGAGTCGATCGATCatgaaaataaagcatattcTTTCTGCGGGACGGTAGAGTATATGGCTCCCGAAGTGGTGAACCGAAGAGGACATACTTATAGCGCTGACTGGTGGTCTTACGGTGTACTCATG TTTGAAATGCTGACTGGAACGCTGCCTTTCCAAGGCAAGGACCGCAAGGAAACCATGACTATGATTTTAAA GGCGAAGCTGGGAATGCCTCAGTTTCTAAGTTCAGAAGCTCAGAGTCTCCTCAGGAGCCTTTTCAAACGAAACCCTTCCAATAGATTAG GTGCTGGTGCAGATGGAGTTGAAGAGATAAAGAGACACCCGTTTTATGTTACCATTGACTGGAAT AAACTATTTAGAAGAGAGATTCACCCGCCCTTCAAACCAGCCACTGGGAGACCAGATGACACGTTCTACTTTGACCCAGAATTTACTGCAAAAACTCCCAAAG aCTCACCAGGTGTACCCCCTAGTGCCAATGCCAATCAACTCTTCAGAGGTTTTAGTTTTGTGGCCATCAGCTCAGAAGAAGAGTCACAACCCCTGCAGAACAGTATGACCACTATAGTTCAG CAGCTCCACAGAAACGTGTCTCAGTTTAATGACGCATATGAGGTGAAGGAGGATATCGGAGTTGGCTCGTATTCCATCTGCAGACGCTGCATACAGAAAAGCACAGGCATGGAGTATGCAGTGAAG atAATCAATAAAGCTAAACGGGATCCAACAGAGGAGGTGGAAATTCTGTTACGCTATGGACAACATCCAAATATAATCACCTTGAAAGAC GTGTACGATGATGGCCGCTCGGTGTATCTGGTGACAGAACTGCTAAAGGGAGGGGAGTTGCTGGATAAGATCCTCAGACAGAAGTTCTTCTCAGAGCGGGAGGCGAGCGCCGTGCTGTACACCATCACAAAGACTGCAGAGTACCTGCACAATCAAGGG gtGGTTCACAGGGATCTAAAGCCCAGTAACATCCTTTATGTTGATGAATCTGGGAATCCCGAGTCCATCAGGATCTGCGACTTCGGGTTTGCCAAGCAGCTGAGAGCGGAGAATGGACTGCTGATGACGCCATGTTATACTGCCAACTTCGTGGCCCCAGAG GTGCTGAAGAAACAAGGTTATGATGCTGCCTGTGATATCTGGAGTTTAGGTGTCCTACTGTACACAATGTTAACTGG ATTTACTCCATTTGCTAATGGCCCCGAGGACACACCGGAGGAGATTCTGGCTCGAATCGGCAGTGGGAAGTTTTCTCTCACAGGCGGATACTGGAACTCCGTTTCACTCGAGGCAAAG GACTTGGTGTCTAAGATGTTGCATGTAGACCCCCATCAGAGACTAACAGCTGCACAGGTGTTGAGACATCCCTGGATCGTTCACAAAGACCAGCTCCCCAAATACCAGCTGAACAGACATGACGCCCCCCATCTGGTTAAG GGGGCGATGGCTGCTACATACTCTGCCTTGAACAGGAACGTTCCACCTGTGCTGGAGCCCGTGGGCTGTTCTATTCTTGCTCAGCGCAGAGGAGTGAAAAAACTTACCTCCACTGCTTTATGA